A stretch of the bacterium genome encodes the following:
- a CDS encoding molybdopterin-dependent oxidoreductase, giving the protein MKRKIFSEVSKGVRKVDAVALATGQPVYTDDFDIPGMLHGKILRSPLAHARIKSIRTTKARRMPGVEAVITWRDVPRIAVTTAGQGYPEPSPYDKFIFDNKVRFVGDEVALVVADTEEAAERALGAIEVEYEELEPLLDVRKALKKGAPVVHDEKDCRVIIPIPYEPRRNLVARVDAAIGNVDKAYKASEIRIDREYENHISAHSAIEPHCSLAYLDPNGRLTIVSSTQVPYHVRRIVARAMDIPVKRVRVIKPRLGGGFGSKQDIVLEPYVAAATLKTGKPVKIRMTREEVFVSSRTRHGMVTNIKIGAGRDGTINAIDLHALSNTGAYGNHGLTVACNVGMRTLVMFACSNMRFTSDVAYTNLPNAGAYRGYGGTQGILPTACAIDELAVKLGMDPVDVLLKNIIAPGAEVPILNELGEGATTGAPRIGSFELAACLRVGSREFGWKRKLARKKDSGRYRRGVGMSPMIQGSSIPYIDMASAFIKMNDDGSFNLNLGATDIGQGSDTVLAQIAAETLTVATDDIIVYASDTDLTPFDVGAYASSTTYLSGRAVKKTAEKVKELILKVGAEMLETSPDRVRLEKAKVIGSDGASVTLKQVGTYSLYEKHQFQIAACESSTSEESPPPTAAHFVEIEVDTLTGRIKVLSYLQAVECGTPINPALCHGQVMGAVVNGLSYALVERFIFNSRGKLLNPNYDYFKIFCSRDRLPIKTIFVPSYEETGPYGAKSVGEVCINGPMPAISNAIYNALGIRMFSAPFTPEKVLDAIAKQGMK; this is encoded by the coding sequence ATGAAGAGAAAAATATTTTCTGAAGTTAGCAAGGGCGTGCGCAAAGTAGACGCCGTGGCGCTGGCGACGGGCCAGCCGGTCTATACGGATGATTTCGATATCCCCGGAATGCTGCACGGGAAAATACTGCGCAGTCCCTTGGCGCATGCGCGGATAAAATCGATCAGGACCACCAAGGCGCGAAGGATGCCCGGCGTGGAAGCGGTCATCACCTGGCGGGATGTGCCCCGGATAGCGGTGACGACCGCGGGGCAGGGCTATCCCGAACCTTCTCCTTACGATAAGTTCATTTTCGACAACAAGGTGAGGTTCGTGGGGGACGAAGTGGCGCTGGTGGTGGCGGACACGGAGGAAGCCGCCGAACGCGCTTTGGGGGCGATCGAGGTTGAATACGAGGAACTCGAGCCTCTTCTGGACGTGCGCAAAGCACTGAAGAAAGGCGCTCCTGTCGTCCACGATGAAAAGGATTGCCGCGTAATAATTCCCATCCCCTACGAACCCCGGCGCAATTTGGTGGCTCGGGTGGACGCCGCCATCGGTAACGTCGATAAGGCCTACAAAGCCTCGGAGATCAGGATCGACCGGGAATATGAAAACCATATATCGGCGCACTCCGCCATCGAGCCGCACTGTTCGCTGGCGTATCTCGATCCCAACGGACGTTTGACCATCGTTTCTTCGACGCAGGTCCCGTACCACGTACGGAGAATCGTCGCCCGGGCTATGGATATTCCGGTCAAACGGGTCCGGGTCATCAAGCCCCGCTTGGGAGGCGGTTTCGGGAGCAAGCAGGACATCGTTTTGGAACCATATGTCGCCGCCGCGACTCTGAAGACGGGCAAACCGGTCAAGATCCGCATGACCAGGGAAGAAGTTTTCGTCTCCAGTCGCACCCGGCACGGCATGGTGACCAACATTAAAATCGGGGCAGGCCGCGACGGCACGATCAACGCCATCGATCTTCACGCCCTGTCCAATACGGGCGCTTACGGCAACCATGGCCTGACGGTTGCCTGCAATGTCGGGATGCGGACGTTGGTCATGTTCGCCTGTTCGAACATGCGTTTTACCAGCGATGTCGCTTACACCAACCTCCCCAACGCCGGAGCTTACCGGGGTTACGGAGGGACCCAGGGCATCTTGCCGACGGCCTGCGCCATCGACGAGTTGGCGGTGAAACTGGGGATGGATCCGGTGGACGTGCTTTTGAAAAACATCATCGCTCCCGGCGCCGAAGTCCCGATTCTCAATGAACTGGGGGAGGGTGCCACCACCGGAGCCCCGAGGATCGGGTCGTTCGAACTAGCCGCTTGCCTTCGGGTCGGCTCCCGGGAATTCGGATGGAAGCGGAAACTGGCCCGGAAAAAGGATTCGGGGCGTTATCGCCGGGGAGTAGGCATGTCCCCGATGATTCAGGGGTCCTCGATCCCATATATCGACATGGCCTCCGCCTTCATCAAGATGAACGACGACGGTTCATTCAATCTTAATCTGGGGGCCACCGATATCGGCCAGGGCTCCGATACGGTTCTGGCCCAGATCGCCGCCGAGACGTTGACCGTCGCCACCGACGATATTATCGTCTACGCTTCCGATACCGACCTGACTCCCTTCGACGTCGGCGCTTACGCTTCCTCGACGACGTATCTTTCCGGCCGGGCGGTGAAGAAAACGGCGGAAAAAGTCAAAGAATTGATCCTCAAAGTCGGTGCGGAGATGCTGGAGACGTCCCCTGACCGGGTCCGGCTGGAAAAAGCGAAGGTGATCGGTTCCGACGGAGCTTCCGTGACCCTGAAACAGGTCGGGACATATTCGCTCTATGAAAAGCACCAGTTTCAGATCGCCGCGTGCGAATCGAGCACGTCCGAGGAATCTCCTCCTCCGACCGCAGCCCATTTCGTCGAGATCGAGGTCGATACCCTGACGGGCCGGATCAAGGTTCTTTCTTATCTGCAGGCGGTGGAATGCGGAACTCCCATCAATCCGGCTCTTTGCCACGGACAGGTGATGGGAGCCGTCGTCAACGGACTGAGCTACGCGTTGGTGGAACGGTTCATCTTCAATTCCAGGGGCAAGCTGCTCAATCCGAATTACGATTACTTCAAGATCTTCTGCAGCCGTGACCGCCTCCCCATCAAAACCATCTTCGTGCCTTCCTACGAGGAAACGGGTCCCTATGGAGCGAAGAGCGTGGGGGAAGTCTGTATCAACGGTCCGATGCCGGCGATCTCCAACGCCATTTATAACGCGCTGGGGATCAGAATGTTCTCCGCCCCCTTCACTCCCGAAAAAGTGCTGGATGCCATCGCCAAACAGGGAATGAAATAA
- a CDS encoding (2Fe-2S)-binding protein, giving the protein MIPISISINGLKKSLEVRPAESLLDLLRRSGYKSPKFGCGEGACGACTVLLDGRPVNSCLVLAATADGREVVTLESLGDQQRPHPIQQAFMDAGAIQCGFCTPGMILAAKALLDRKANPTEDEIRRALDGNLCRCTGYEQIFSGVKMAAQRLRASGKSAKKK; this is encoded by the coding sequence ATGATACCTATCTCGATAAGCATCAACGGACTGAAGAAAAGCCTGGAGGTTCGTCCCGCGGAATCGCTGTTGGATTTGCTGCGGCGGTCGGGGTATAAAAGTCCGAAATTCGGGTGCGGGGAAGGAGCTTGCGGGGCCTGTACCGTGCTTTTGGACGGTCGGCCGGTCAACTCCTGCCTGGTGTTGGCCGCCACCGCCGACGGTCGGGAGGTGGTGACCCTCGAGAGTCTCGGCGACCAGCAGCGTCCCCATCCGATCCAGCAGGCATTCATGGACGCCGGGGCCATTCAGTGCGGTTTCTGTACGCCCGGGATGATTCTTGCCGCCAAGGCTCTGCTGGATCGGAAGGCCAATCCGACCGAAGACGAGATACGCCGGGCGTTGGACGGGAATCTCTGCCGATGCACCGGCTACGAACAGATATTTTCGGGTGTCAAGATGGCGGCGCAACGCCTCCGGGCCTCGGGCAAATCGGCCAAGAAGAAGTAA
- a CDS encoding FAD binding domain-containing protein, which produces MIRLTSLQRVSFPRTVEEAGAALAAAEGRAVPIAGGITFAFAPYNRAEELVSLSRLPLDFIAKSGKSLRVGAMTRINDLLESRPVASYADGILTAVASRIGSTLNRNLITVGGNISQPFIWCDLPVALMALKADIVTGGAVSRSLSADEFFARPPRQILKTGELVTEVVFPSLENGTVARYRDFTLTENDFALIKVAAAVRIVKGRCREISLVVGGASALPQRLEKVEAVVRGTKITAPVLAKASAAAEAEVRVIKDIRCTLKYKKVLCGVLVRDILERLSRGEEGGR; this is translated from the coding sequence ATGATACGTTTGACTTCCCTGCAGAGGGTCTCCTTCCCTCGGACGGTGGAGGAGGCCGGAGCCGCCCTGGCCGCGGCCGAGGGCAGGGCTGTTCCTATTGCCGGAGGGATCACTTTCGCCTTCGCTCCGTACAACCGGGCCGAAGAACTGGTGAGTCTTTCCCGGCTGCCGCTTGATTTTATAGCCAAATCCGGAAAATCTCTCCGAGTGGGAGCCATGACCCGGATCAACGATCTTCTGGAATCGCGTCCGGTCGCCTCCTACGCCGACGGCATACTTACGGCGGTCGCTTCCCGGATAGGATCCACGCTCAACCGGAACCTGATCACCGTGGGGGGCAATATTTCCCAGCCGTTTATCTGGTGCGATCTGCCGGTGGCCCTCATGGCGCTGAAGGCGGATATAGTCACCGGCGGGGCCGTATCCCGGAGCTTGTCGGCGGATGAATTTTTTGCCCGCCCGCCGCGCCAGATCCTGAAGACGGGCGAATTGGTCACGGAGGTGGTCTTCCCCTCCCTCGAGAACGGGACCGTCGCTCGTTATCGCGATTTTACGCTGACCGAGAACGATTTCGCTCTGATCAAGGTCGCCGCCGCGGTCCGGATCGTTAAGGGCAGGTGCCGGGAAATCTCCTTGGTGGTGGGGGGGGCCTCGGCACTGCCGCAACGCCTGGAAAAGGTGGAAGCGGTGGTGAGGGGAACGAAGATTACGGCACCGGTTCTGGCCAAAGCCTCGGCTGCGGCCGAGGCCGAGGTCAGGGTGATTAAGGATATCCGGTGCACTCTGAAATATAAGAAAGTTCTTTGCGGGGTTTTGGTCCGGGATATCCTGGAACGTCTGTCGCGGGGGGAGGAGGGAGGACGATGA
- a CDS encoding FAD-dependent oxidoreductase: MGKDTMKMSDAQFKRELERCEYCEEKPCRNGCGNENGCPAGVSPTDFIMAARGGKPSDIRRAAAMIMAANPFGGVCGQVCPDWHCQRTCVHEDLDRPIEIPTLQADIIARAREIGVMPRFVPAASTGKKIAVIGAGPAGMSAAAVLGSAGHSVDVFEKTGRPGGAARTIPDYRLDSQVLEEDIRFCLSLGKIGLKLEVSVDRPESLLGEGYDAVIVAVGRWEPVRMGIQNEELAIPAIDFLLQPGAFVVSGRVAVVGGGAVAADCAVVAKRAGADYVEMFALESLGEMPLTSREFQELQENGVDINGRTRVTGIVAEHGAVSGLETTKVAIPPDRCFSLDCVSDLAGCSQERRGIDTVIIAIGTRTAYPRCDNPAVFSAGDYVLGPSTVVEAVASGKQAAAAVEAFLSGSETVAAGRPNKSELMLDGYDFLPVSLDTDFFGKTLVNPFLLSAAPPSDGLEQMKKAYEAGWAGGIMKTSFDGLPIHIPGEYMFQFDDETFANCDNVSGHTLDRVCAEIGQLNRLYPDRLTGASTGGTVSGNDEEDKKTWQANTRKLEAAGAQVIEYSLSCPQGGEGAEGDIVSQDAALTCKIIGWVLEIGDPDIPKLFKLTPAVTEISTIVKAIQTVFDRYPKSKAGITLGNTFPSMDFRWMEKKQWEEGAVVGMSGAAIAPINYLSLAKIGNLGVHVSGNGGPMDYMAAAHFLALGTRTVQFCTIAERFGVGIIRELCQGLSHLMQDRGIGSVAELIGIALPNPIRDFMELSAVKKISSVNEDLCVHCGNCTRCPYLAIELNRDMLPETDPERCIGCGMCTFLCPAGALSLRERTAEEAEKLKED, translated from the coding sequence ATGGGAAAAGATACGATGAAAATGTCCGACGCCCAGTTCAAACGCGAGTTGGAGCGTTGCGAATATTGCGAAGAAAAACCCTGCCGTAACGGCTGCGGAAATGAAAACGGTTGCCCGGCGGGTGTTTCTCCCACCGATTTCATCATGGCGGCGCGCGGCGGCAAGCCTTCGGATATCCGTCGCGCCGCGGCCATGATCATGGCCGCCAATCCCTTCGGCGGGGTTTGCGGTCAAGTCTGTCCCGATTGGCACTGTCAACGCACATGCGTTCACGAAGATCTCGACCGGCCCATCGAAATACCCACGCTTCAAGCCGACATTATCGCCCGCGCCCGGGAAATCGGAGTGATGCCCCGATTTGTTCCGGCGGCTTCCACCGGTAAAAAAATCGCGGTCATCGGCGCGGGGCCGGCCGGCATGAGCGCGGCGGCGGTCCTGGGTTCCGCCGGACATAGCGTGGACGTTTTCGAGAAGACCGGGAGGCCCGGCGGAGCCGCGCGCACCATTCCGGACTATCGCCTTGACTCTCAGGTTCTGGAGGAAGATATCCGGTTCTGTCTTTCCCTGGGAAAGATCGGTCTCAAACTGGAAGTCTCCGTCGATCGCCCCGAATCTTTGCTTGGAGAAGGCTACGACGCCGTAATCGTGGCCGTGGGGAGGTGGGAGCCGGTGCGCATGGGTATTCAAAACGAAGAACTGGCCATCCCGGCGATCGATTTTCTGCTGCAGCCGGGCGCTTTTGTGGTTTCTGGCCGGGTGGCAGTGGTCGGGGGAGGCGCCGTTGCCGCCGATTGCGCGGTGGTGGCGAAACGAGCCGGCGCCGACTATGTCGAGATGTTCGCCCTGGAAAGCCTCGGGGAAATGCCCCTGACCTCCCGGGAGTTTCAGGAGTTGCAGGAAAACGGAGTCGATATCAACGGAAGGACCAGAGTGACCGGCATAGTGGCCGAACACGGTGCCGTCAGCGGATTGGAAACGACCAAGGTCGCCATTCCTCCCGATCGCTGTTTCAGCCTCGACTGCGTCAGCGACCTGGCCGGTTGTTCCCAGGAGCGCCGGGGGATCGATACGGTTATTATCGCCATCGGAACCCGGACGGCGTATCCCCGCTGCGATAACCCGGCCGTGTTTTCCGCGGGCGATTATGTCTTGGGACCGTCCACCGTGGTGGAGGCCGTGGCCTCGGGCAAGCAGGCCGCCGCCGCGGTCGAAGCCTTTCTTTCCGGAAGCGAGACGGTTGCCGCCGGCCGTCCCAATAAATCCGAACTGATGTTGGACGGATACGACTTCCTGCCGGTTTCGCTGGACACCGATTTCTTCGGAAAAACGCTGGTCAATCCGTTCCTGCTTTCGGCCGCGCCTCCCAGCGACGGTTTGGAGCAGATGAAGAAGGCTTATGAAGCCGGTTGGGCCGGGGGGATTATGAAGACCTCATTCGACGGTCTTCCCATCCATATCCCGGGTGAATACATGTTCCAGTTCGACGATGAGACGTTCGCCAATTGCGATAATGTCTCCGGTCATACTCTTGACCGGGTCTGCGCCGAGATCGGCCAACTTAACCGGCTTTACCCGGATCGGCTGACCGGGGCATCCACCGGAGGGACGGTCTCGGGCAACGACGAGGAAGATAAAAAAACCTGGCAGGCGAATACCCGGAAACTCGAAGCGGCGGGAGCGCAAGTGATCGAGTACAGTCTCTCCTGCCCCCAGGGAGGGGAGGGAGCCGAGGGGGATATCGTCTCCCAGGATGCGGCTCTCACCTGCAAAATCATCGGTTGGGTACTCGAAATCGGCGATCCTGACATCCCCAAGCTCTTCAAATTGACACCGGCCGTGACCGAGATATCGACCATCGTCAAAGCCATCCAAACGGTATTCGACCGTTATCCGAAGTCGAAGGCAGGAATCACTCTGGGGAATACATTCCCTTCCATGGATTTTCGGTGGATGGAGAAGAAACAGTGGGAAGAAGGCGCGGTGGTCGGGATGAGCGGCGCCGCCATCGCCCCCATCAATTATCTTTCCTTGGCCAAGATCGGCAACCTCGGGGTTCATGTTTCGGGCAACGGGGGTCCCATGGACTACATGGCCGCCGCGCATTTTCTGGCTTTGGGCACCAGAACCGTCCAATTCTGCACCATCGCCGAGCGTTTCGGGGTGGGGATCATCCGGGAACTCTGCCAGGGGCTGAGCCACCTGATGCAGGACCGCGGGATCGGTTCCGTCGCCGAACTGATCGGAATCGCATTGCCGAACCCCATCCGGGATTTCATGGAATTGTCGGCGGTTAAGAAGATATCGTCGGTGAACGAGGACCTCTGCGTTCATTGCGGAAACTGCACGCGCTGCCCGTACCTGGCCATAGAATTGAATCGGGATATGCTTCCGGAGACCGATCCCGAACGCTGTATCGGTTGCGGGATGTGTACCTTCCTCTGCCCCGCGGGAGCGCTCTCTCTCCGGGAACGGACAGCCGAAGAAGCCGAAAAATTGAAGGAAGATTAA
- a CDS encoding SLBB domain-containing protein, translating into MREAGVVGAGGAGFPTHVKVAARAAVVIANGAECEPLLKVDQQLMAARPGDLVQGLVLLKEAVGARKAVVALKQKYRQAVSALREEIARRKLPVDLHLMGSYYPAGDEQVLVREVTGKVVPEGGIPLDVGAVVSNVGTIINIARASRGIPVTTRTLTVAGEVREPVTLEVPVGAYVEDVLAAAGGVSCPDYRVIDGGPVMGAISGPSVKKTTTGLIVLPAVHKLIEARTRPVEVDVARAGRACDQCRYCTDYCPRYLLGHRIEPHVIMRLVGQQQWENIPAEDLERAWFCCQCGLCGLYACPTSLSPARVIAGLLEAMKAAGFKKPPVAPPSEPHPWGWGRKVPVSRLAARIDVARYERPALLRDGALKLKRVRLACKQHAGAPAVPVVAEGDTVSAGDVVAEPPAAALGARVHASIAGRIVSVTDQAIVIHAPEEES; encoded by the coding sequence GTGCGCGAAGCGGGGGTGGTGGGGGCCGGCGGCGCCGGGTTCCCCACCCACGTCAAAGTCGCCGCCCGGGCGGCGGTCGTCATAGCCAACGGAGCGGAATGCGAGCCCCTGCTCAAAGTCGATCAACAACTTATGGCCGCCCGTCCCGGGGACCTGGTGCAGGGCCTGGTTCTGCTGAAGGAAGCGGTGGGGGCGCGGAAGGCGGTGGTGGCGTTGAAACAAAAATACCGCCAGGCGGTATCGGCGCTTCGGGAAGAAATCGCCCGACGGAAACTCCCGGTCGATCTGCACCTCATGGGGAGTTACTACCCCGCCGGCGACGAACAGGTTTTGGTGCGTGAAGTCACCGGAAAAGTCGTTCCCGAAGGAGGCATCCCCCTGGACGTCGGTGCGGTGGTCAGTAACGTGGGCACCATCATCAATATTGCCCGGGCTTCCCGGGGAATCCCGGTGACGACCAGGACCCTGACGGTCGCCGGGGAAGTCCGCGAACCGGTAACCCTTGAAGTCCCGGTGGGAGCATACGTCGAAGATGTTCTCGCCGCCGCCGGAGGGGTTTCGTGCCCCGATTACAGGGTCATCGACGGCGGCCCGGTGATGGGGGCGATTTCCGGTCCGAGCGTGAAGAAGACCACTACCGGCCTGATCGTGCTACCCGCCGTTCACAAGCTGATCGAGGCCAGGACCAGGCCGGTGGAGGTGGACGTGGCCCGGGCCGGTCGCGCCTGCGATCAATGCCGATACTGCACCGATTACTGCCCCCGGTACCTGCTCGGGCACAGGATCGAACCGCACGTCATCATGCGCCTGGTCGGACAGCAGCAGTGGGAGAACATTCCGGCCGAAGATCTGGAACGCGCGTGGTTTTGCTGCCAATGCGGTTTATGCGGCTTGTACGCCTGCCCTACTTCGCTCTCGCCCGCACGGGTGATCGCCGGCTTGCTGGAGGCCATGAAGGCCGCCGGATTCAAAAAACCACCCGTCGCTCCTCCCTCCGAGCCGCATCCGTGGGGATGGGGCCGAAAGGTTCCCGTGTCGCGTTTGGCTGCCCGGATCGATGTCGCCCGTTATGAGCGGCCCGCTCTTTTGCGGGACGGCGCGCTGAAACTGAAACGGGTCAGGCTCGCCTGCAAACAACATGCGGGGGCCCCGGCGGTCCCCGTGGTCGCGGAAGGCGACACGGTTTCCGCGGGAGACGTGGTCGCGGAACCTCCGGCCGCTGCTCTGGGGGCGCGGGTTCATGCCAGCATCGCCGGGCGGATCGTCTCCGTTACCGACCAGGCGATCGTTATCCATGCGCCGGAGGAGGAGTCATGA
- a CDS encoding SurA N-terminal domain-containing protein — protein sequence MKPASVRNYPRFLWRTAGPAALVMLGLSGCGEGPDRSRSGYADVAANPEMIVAVVGETRISSLDLARAVNASAQPLLMRGQKPWDGFEESILDRMIESEILYQMGEKAGLEGVDGSVEEKYRSILDRFPDEASLAEALARDGLTMADLRAKIRKEAVVDLFLEREVHLRAAPSEAEIGEYYRNHRERYTDGEGGVKPLDDVREDVVFSLMAERTPGMIEALVIQGKREIPVTKRYGGDAVSGSPVTAGQE from the coding sequence ATGAAACCCGCTTCCGTTCGAAACTATCCGCGGTTTTTGTGGAGGACCGCCGGACCGGCCGCCCTGGTTATGCTCGGTCTTTCCGGCTGCGGCGAGGGGCCCGACCGCTCCCGTTCCGGATATGCGGATGTTGCCGCCAACCCCGAAATGATCGTCGCCGTGGTGGGGGAAACCCGCATTTCGTCGCTGGACCTGGCCCGGGCGGTCAACGCTTCCGCCCAGCCCCTGCTGATGCGGGGGCAAAAACCGTGGGACGGGTTTGAAGAAAGCATACTAGACCGGATGATCGAAAGCGAAATCCTCTACCAGATGGGCGAGAAGGCCGGTCTGGAAGGGGTGGACGGTTCCGTGGAAGAGAAGTACCGATCGATTCTCGATCGATTTCCCGACGAAGCCTCTCTGGCCGAAGCCCTGGCCCGCGACGGACTGACGATGGCGGACCTGCGGGCCAAGATCAGGAAGGAAGCCGTAGTCGATCTATTTCTGGAGCGGGAGGTGCATCTTCGCGCCGCTCCTTCCGAAGCCGAGATCGGGGAATATTACCGGAACCACCGGGAACGTTATACCGACGGGGAGGGGGGGGTGAAACCGCTCGACGACGTTCGAGAGGACGTGGTCTTTTCCCTGATGGCCGAAAGAACCCCGGGGATGATCGAGGCGCTGGTTATCCAGGGGAAACGGGAAATACCCGTCACCAAACGATATGGCGGCGATGCCGTTTCCGGCTCGCCCGTCACGGCCGGACAGGAATGA
- the folE gene encoding GTP cyclohydrolase I FolE has translation MDKEKIRESIRDFLSGLGENPGRPGLDRTPERVCQACEEIFGGYGADPGDVLRVFRYGGFDEIVVLKDIRFYSVCEHHLLPFFGVVHIAYIPREGLIAGFSSLIRVVELFSRRLQVQERMTTEIADLLMDKMSPRGVLVQVRAEHLCVSMRGVTKPGTQVTTEALRGIFRSDPRTRAEALSLLGG, from the coding sequence ATGGATAAAGAAAAAATTCGGGAATCGATCCGCGATTTTCTTTCGGGGTTGGGTGAAAACCCGGGCCGTCCGGGCTTGGATCGAACTCCGGAGCGCGTCTGCCAAGCCTGCGAAGAAATATTCGGCGGATACGGGGCCGACCCCGGTGACGTCCTTCGCGTGTTCCGCTACGGAGGGTTCGATGAAATCGTCGTTCTCAAGGATATTCGTTTTTACTCCGTCTGCGAGCACCACCTGCTTCCCTTTTTCGGAGTTGTCCATATCGCGTACATCCCCCGGGAGGGATTGATCGCCGGCTTCAGCAGCCTGATCCGGGTGGTGGAACTGTTTTCCCGGCGGCTTCAGGTCCAAGAGCGGATGACGACGGAGATCGCCGACCTTCTGATGGACAAGATGTCTCCGAGAGGAGTTCTGGTCCAGGTGCGGGCCGAGCATCTCTGCGTGAGCATGAGGGGGGTGACGAAACCGGGGACGCAGGTCACGACCGAAGCTCTCCGGGGGATTTTCCGCTCGGATCCCAGAACCCGGGCCGAAGCGCTGAGCCTGTTGGGAGGTTGA
- a CDS encoding RnfABCDGE type electron transport complex subunit B has translation MTPLLATIFTLAGLGLVFGAALGLGSRFFRVRTDPRLDIVNDLLPGANCGACGFSGCLACARALIDNRIEVGVCPVCSAENTDRIAQVLGRAPEKKAPKTARIFCRGGHDVSLRYQYRGVQNCFAANQFGGGVSACDYGCLRYYSCLDICPFQAIYIDSHRNPVIDESKCVACGLCVKVCPRHLIRLVPVAAVVDIRCSSRNPAREVSRVCLVGCIACGKCVRECPVGAITIEDNLARIDYELCIKCGKCIEVCPRKIIEHSGKVKRDG, from the coding sequence ATGACGCCGCTTCTGGCGACAATCTTCACCCTGGCCGGCCTGGGGCTTGTTTTCGGAGCGGCGCTGGGCCTGGGGAGCAGATTCTTCCGGGTCCGGACCGACCCCCGGCTCGATATCGTCAACGATCTTCTGCCCGGGGCGAACTGCGGGGCCTGCGGATTTTCCGGTTGCCTGGCCTGCGCTCGGGCCCTGATCGACAATCGGATCGAGGTCGGAGTCTGTCCGGTTTGTTCGGCCGAGAACACCGATAGGATCGCCCAGGTATTGGGACGCGCTCCGGAGAAAAAGGCGCCTAAAACCGCCCGGATATTCTGTCGGGGCGGCCATGACGTTTCCCTGCGGTATCAATACCGCGGGGTGCAAAACTGTTTTGCCGCCAACCAGTTCGGGGGAGGGGTAAGCGCCTGCGACTACGGGTGCCTCCGCTATTACAGCTGCCTGGACATCTGCCCTTTTCAAGCCATATATATCGACTCCCACCGCAACCCGGTGATCGATGAAAGCAAGTGCGTCGCCTGCGGTCTCTGCGTCAAGGTTTGTCCCCGTCATTTGATTCGTCTGGTCCCGGTCGCGGCCGTGGTCGATATCCGGTGTTCATCCCGGAATCCGGCCCGGGAAGTGAGCAGGGTCTGCCTGGTCGGGTGCATCGCCTGCGGCAAATGCGTCCGCGAATGTCCGGTCGGGGCGATCACGATCGAGGATAATTTGGCTCGGATTGATTATGAACTTTGTATAAAGTGCGGAAAGTGCATCGAGGTTTGTCCCCGGAAAATCATAGAACATTCGGGGAAGGTGAAGAGGGATGGATAA
- a CDS encoding RnfABCDGE type electron transport complex subunit A yields MAAEVFMVFFAAVLVNNFVLKQFLGICPYIGVSKDLKSAAGMGVAVIFVMTVASMVTWLVYHYLLAPGPANVWYRLAGNDYVPGSFDLTVLTTIAFVLVIAALVQFVEMVIQKTAPALYRALGIYLPLITTNCAVLGVALLNINAFFTDAGPVPGSFLKSVCQGLGAGAGFTLALVLMAGIRERLEEVDLPKAMKDAPIAFVTAALMSMAFMGFTGFAGL; encoded by the coding sequence ATGGCCGCGGAAGTTTTCATGGTTTTTTTCGCGGCGGTCCTGGTCAATAATTTTGTCCTGAAGCAATTTTTAGGGATCTGCCCCTATATCGGGGTTTCCAAGGATCTCAAGTCCGCGGCGGGCATGGGCGTCGCGGTCATTTTCGTCATGACCGTCGCTTCCATGGTCACCTGGTTGGTCTATCATTACCTGTTGGCTCCGGGACCGGCCAATGTCTGGTATCGGTTGGCGGGAAACGATTACGTTCCCGGGTCATTCGATCTGACCGTCCTTACCACCATCGCTTTCGTTCTGGTGATAGCGGCTCTGGTGCAGTTCGTGGAGATGGTTATCCAGAAAACCGCACCGGCTCTCTATCGGGCGTTGGGGATTTATCTGCCGCTGATAACCACCAACTGCGCCGTCTTGGGCGTGGCGCTGCTCAACATCAATGCGTTTTTCACGGATGCGGGCCCTGTTCCGGGAAGTTTCCTGAAAAGCGTTTGTCAGGGCTTGGGCGCCGGCGCCGGGTTCACTCTGGCCCTGGTTCTCATGGCCGGCATCCGGGAACGCCTGGAGGAAGTGGACCTACCCAAAGCCATGAAGGATGCTCCGATAGCTTTCGTGACGGCGGCGTTGATGTCGATGGCCTTCATGGGTTTTACCGGGTTTGCGGGCTTATGA